The window TGTGGGGATGCCGCAGTAACTGCCGGGACCgggacgggggagggggggtggttcGGTCGGGGTTTTGGGGATCGACAGCAAGTTCCGAGTGAAGTGGGCGCCCAAGTGCCGGTCCCAAGGAAAGTGagtgcgtgcgtgcgtgcggAAGACGGGCGCAGTCTTGGGCTGCTTTTGGTACGACGAGTCAAAACTCGTTTGCTTTGGGAGCTTCCTGATTTGGAAGCTGGATTCGGCTGTCGGCAGCGTCTGCGGCTTCGGGGTTGGAATGTCGTGATCGCGTAAGTATGCCGCTTGAATCGTCTGTGGATCTGTTTGAACTGATTTGCGTGATCGagaaaggagaaaagagagaggagagaggagagaggtcacggagggatggatgggcgtAGACAGGTCTGGCAGCGTCCTTTTTGATCAAGATGAAGAAaagggaggcgagggaggaagagaggaaagTACCTGGAGACCGGAGCCGGTGTGAGACGAGGAATGGGCGTCAATAAAAGCAAAAACAAGAAGGAAGAACGCTTCCTCTCGGGCTGAGCTAGactgggctggctgggcttTCTTACTCTACTCTGGTCTCTGGGTCCTATTTTGGCCGGTTGCCATTCCCGTtggtctcgtctcgtctcgtcttgtctctctttctgctgaccgtcgtcgagctgagcgacgccaacgccaaaAGCCACGAGCGTCTGCAGCTCAGCACGGGGCCTCCCTAGTCCACTCTCCACTCAGTCTGACTATCTCAGACTCTCTCCATGGACGACTAAGCTAAGCCTGCAGCACTTGGGCCTGAGCTTGGGACTGGTAAGGCTGGGGATGTAGTACATCCTGCTGGATGCTCGAGCGGGTTCTTCCCAATGGTGCTGCAGCTTCCTGCAGCACAGCCCTTGTCGTTCACTGCGAATGGCGAATGGCAGCAAGAGTCGTGGTGGCTGACGGCGTCTGCCTCCAAATTTAGCCCTGTCCATGCCTGCCCCCGATTGTTCCCTTCTGTCCACGATAGCCTCAGTGCTCGCCAGCATCTCTCGTCTGATCTCATCTTGAGGGCCCCCACCCACCCCAGGCTGCTTACTGGGATGCGGTGAAAGACCGATTCAACTTCATTGGGGTGTTGTGTTCGAGCTGCCTTTTGTCGGCCGCACCTCTACAGACGAGGTGCTCGCCCATGGCTTGCCAGAGATCGTCCATCAGAATTCGTTCTCAGCTCAATGTCCACAGGCCCAAGCTAAGAAGATGGCTCGTGGATTTTCCCGTCGCGCAGCTTTCCCCGAAACGTACAAAGACGGCTGGCCACCGGGAAAACTCTAAACCATGGAAGCCCCACGAGGCCAGGATGCATTCTTCCACCCAATCACCCAAATCTCGGTGCCGGACCCACGGTCGTGAATTGGATGGGATGGCATCGGATTCTCGCTGCCTTGTCATGTAAGATTCGTCGTGTTGGTATTCGCAGGCTGCAGCATTCCTCAGGCGCGGGGCCAACGTAGTGGGAATTACAAGTTGGCTGTGCGAttgggaaaaagaaaagcaCACTCTCTTCTGATTAAAGGAATTAGTGCTGAGGGCTGTGGTGACTTGTAAGATGCACCCCTGCTGCGGCTCCAGTCACGGTGTGGCCTAGTTGGGTTGGCTTGTGGCTGAGACCTGCCACCCTGGACGTGGGAGCTGAAGCCAGCCCCTCGACCCTATTTGGGAGACGGCGCGCAGCAGCTGAAGGTCTATCCCGGGGAAGGGCTTGCTGGCAGAAGCTTTTGTGGATAGCATGTTCTTTGTGTGAGATCGTTCCGTTTGTCTTCCCATTCGAGATATTTAGGATGGTAGAAGAGGGGatggagaaagagagagagagagagagacaggcAGGTAGAGAGAGAATCCGTGCCAAATCAGAGAAGAGTGAGTTGCTGGGAAACAGAACTGGCGCGGTCAGACGTTGCCCGAGGATCCCTCCCCAGAAAAGCATCCACCTGAGACAAAGACTTTGTATCCATCGCAAGCAGTCGAGTAAGCGCGAGGGACCAACCGAAGAGGGGCCCGTCAGCCAAAGGAAGAACTCTCCTCCAATGGTTCCGAGCTGAGTTGTTTGTTGGATTGTGAGCTCACGGCGGAGCGGGGCGGCGTCCTGCCCTATCCCCCGCTGGCCGGATAAACAAATCGGGGAGAGACTGGCTGGACGGTTCGTCCTGCCTAGCGATTTGGTGATGGAGAGATTTTGTTCCAGCGGTTGCGCACCTGAGTATAGATAGATCTTTGTGCAAGCTCCATCGACCCTTAGCGAAGTACCTAGGCGAAGGAGAATTTGATGGTCGTGGTTGCACCTATTATTCAACGTGGttggaaggaaggaaggagtGAACGACTAAGCGCGTGCCTGCCTCCAGGCTAATCCTGGCATGGATAATTACGTAATACACACATTTGTGAACCACATATTAAAGTTATGGAGTCTTtcatctcctccctctcccttctctgCCTTCACTTGCATCGTCTCCACAATCCTCAAGACGTAAAGACTGTCGATGTTTTAGGTTGACTTCCGATATTTGCCTGTTCTGCGATAAGTATCGTTCACTCTGGCCCGAATTCAGACAAATCGCTATCAAATAAACATCTACACAAGTTTGCTTTGCTGCAGGGGAAGTTGGCGGCAAGAGTTTTAGTCCCCCTGGCCAATTGCATAGTCTGGTTCGACAGCAACAATAATAAACATGTCAGCACCCATCATCTCGCCCTCTTGATTGACCGTCCAACATGTCTCCTTGATGTGTTCAGTGTTGGGCATAACACTTATACTGTGTTTCTTTACCGTGCTTTTCTTCATattgtgtacctgtgcgacctTAAGAGGGACTGCCTTGGCAAAGTACCTTAGTCCAATATGCCTCCTCTCCCGCATCGCCATACTCTTTCAAGTGGATGCGTAGCTGGTCCTAACAACGACCGCACTCGACTCTAGTTCGCTTACCTAGGCATCTGCGCCATGCTGACGGCATCGAGGCCAGCAAACATCCTCCAGAGGTTTCCAtgatgccggcgccctcgcctcATAGGAGGATTTCAAGCTTCGCCGAGCAGCCAACTGAGCCACCATCCCAGTCGTCGCATCATGTCGTTGTCCAAAACCGAGCCGTTCCCAGTTGGGGCAGTACTTCATGGGCGCTCAGGCCGGAGATACGGCATTGAGGAGATCCTTTCTGAACGCCGCGATCCACTGTTGTGTGTTTACCGGGCGAGGTACGTGAGAACAAGCAACCCCTCCACGAAGCTTGCACTGACAAGTGAACTCTATCTATCTAGTGTTGGAGCGGAGAAATTCGTCCTCAAAAACATGATACCGGGCGATTTTGAATACAATCAAGATCTGCAAAACTATGTGGCTTCGTGCCCCAACCTGCGGACAGCAATTGACGCCGTTCCTGACttcgagctcctcgtctACCCTTTTCTTGCCGGCGACCTTTTGTAGATCAGTCAGAAGCATCTTGCACCGGCGACAAGAAAGTGCATTCTCAAAAGCGCTCTTCGTGGACTGGCTGGGCTCCACGAAAAGGGCATCATCCATACTGGTAGGCtgtcttctctcttccctcccctctctcttcccccatTAGTTCAACTTCCTCCTCAGTCGATTACAACCACGTTTCTGTGGCTGCCACCCAGGTCCTGACGTTCTTGCAGACATCAAACCCAACAACATCCTTCTCGACTACGATGTTGCAGGGGACGACATTACAGTCCGAAATGTCCAGGTCTCCGATCTGGAGGACGCCGTGGTCATTCCGCCCGGTAAGAACCTAAAGGACTGCCTCCGTGGCAACCAGCTGTGGCGGAGCCCCGAGTCTTGGGTGCGAGCCCGGCAGAGCACGCCGTCCGACATCTACTCCTTTGGCGTGGTGATCATTTACGTGATGCTCAATGAGATGGTTTTCCGCGCAAGGGACGAAGAGCTGGCTGCCAAGGACGCCTGGCGGCACGTACTCCGGAGGCACATCTCGTATTTCGCAGACGATGGTGGCATTAAGGGCCTGCTTTCGCACATCGGCGAGGATAACCCATTTTTTGACCGGCTCATTGACCTCGCGGCCGAGTTTGGCgcaagcaggccgaggtcgccgttTGCACTGTGGCAATATGTGGACGAAGAGCTCAGGGACTTGATTGGCAAAATGACGAATTTCGATCCGGCGAGGAGGATTACTGCGCACGAGGCGCTCGAGCACCCTTGGTTCAGCAAGGGTAGTAGTGATTGACGAGATTAAGAATTGGAGGTTTGATATGGGTTCCGAGTCGATTTTACCGACAGGAACGGTCGTGTTCCGCTGACTGATGTTCATCGACACTCAGCATTTGCCGAATTTGGTGTTGATGATATTTGTATGCGAGGCGCTCTGGCGGGATGTGACAAATGCCCAGCCACGTGCTTGCGAACGGATTTGACACTAGTCGGCTGTCTtggagatggcgtcgagATGATACACAGAGGCGGGGAAACTGGCACAGCCATCGTGGCATCCTGCAAGATCACCTCGGATAGTTGCGAGTGCGTGACTCAACTGGAAGGAAACGTTGTTTAACAACACTCAGAATTAGGGCTCTTACTTGTAGACACGGGACCAATACAATTCTGGCAATTTCCCGGGGCCTTCCAACAGTCACAGATCGAAGATTCATAGCACGTCCTATCTTATCAAACAGCCAAAGCACACTGGCTGACCCTTGAAGGTAGTCGATGTAAGCAATAGAAAAAAGTCGTCACCCCGAATGCGTGTCAAGAAAACAAAcagggatgggatgagaCTCGGGCCGCTGACGGTTTGCGTCggacgaagaagccggctCAAACCCTGAGAGACATTCAACAGCATATTGATACGACATGCCCCCGCCCCCACACAGTTGCGACGTCATCGGTCGGCGTCAGCGTCTAGACCAATCTCAGACCCTGTAGCGCCTCATATCGTCCGGGTACTATGAGTTCTTAAACCTACCcgcatcctcctccctgACCTCTTTCACTCCCATTCCTCCCCCTCATCTTGATCCAGAAGCTCCACGAACTCTCTTGAGCAACCACAGCTCAGACTACAAAAAACAACTACAACAAGCCCCATCACATACGactcaccaacaccaccacacacaccGCCGCCATGCCTCTCGTCGTCCCCGGTATCAACAACAACTCGTCTAGCGACAAGACCGAGGAGTGGACCAACAAGCTGGTTGGGAAGAAGCTGCACGATGAAGAGTCCAACGAGACGGTACGTCGCAGCATGCgcccccttcctttcccctcctacctacctagttGTTGATGTCCACCGCTCTAACACCACCGTCGTTGCAGACGTTCTGCAAGAGGGACCTCCCCGAGCAGACGCGCGTCATCGAGCCCGGCATGATGGTCACCAAGGACTTCATTCCGGACAGGCTGAACGTGCACGTCAAGGAGGACGGCACCGTGTCCCACGTCCAGCACGGCTGAGCGATGCGCCGAGGTTGATGAGGGGGGCCCTCCGAGAGATGATGACTGTTTACGATAGAACATGCATAAGTGTCCGGCCAAGGGACATTGTTACGTTACCGAAGACTAAGCCTTAAACTATCtgcctcttttttcttcgtcGCATAGGCAGTCCGTGATTCTGCATCTCCAAAATCCCAGTGACGTGAGACCATCATAATCTCCCCCATTAACCCCCCATAGCGCGGTGCCCCTCTATAAATGCATGTCTGGTCCACCCCGCCCGCCCGACTGCGGGGCATTTTCCCGTCTCGCCATGTTCAGTGAGCGAACCCCCACCATCCACCATCAGCCATCCGCCATCAACCACGACACTCGACCACGACCCGGAACGACGCGACGACACCTCCACGACCGATTGCCAGCGATACCCCCGAACCCCAGAGACATCGAAACAACACCGCCAACATGTTTAAGAAGGAGTAAGCACTcggccctccctccccttcaaTGGCCCGAGgggcagcaacaacaagcATGACACAAAACAAAAATTGGAAGAAAGTGAAAGGGGAAAAGGAATTTAGAAAAAAGCTAACAGTcaccccctctccccccgCGCAGCAtcacctcggcgccgaagcagaagctcaagTCCTCAGTCCAGCGCTCCCTCCGCAACTCGCTGCTGGCCTCCTACCCGCTCCTGAACCCCCACATCGACGAGGTCATGCCCAAGAAGGCCTCGCTCGAGCAGATGAAGCTGCCCGACCGCTGCTCCCTCTACGTCTGCGAGCAGcagcccctcttcttccagcaGGACAGCGCCACCCTCCTGCCCCACCTCAAGCTCGTCCACCGCTTCCCCCAGGCCTTCCCCACCATCCGCATCGACCGCGGCGCCATCCGCTTCGTCCTGTCCGGCGCCACCCTCATGGCCCCGGGCCTGACGAGCGCCGGCGGTAGGCTGCCCGAGCCCCGGGACggagacgagggcgtcgacgacgaaggccaCTGGAGCCGCgagctggagaagggcgagcccgtcgtcatcatggCCGAGGGCAAGACCGAGGCTTGCGCCGTCGGGCTGCTGGTTGCCGGCACCAAGGAGGTCAaggacaagggcaagggccccgtcgtcgaggaggcgcaCTTCCTGGGCGACGGCCTCTGGAGGCTCGGCTCGGATtagagagaggagggatgTGGTGGTTACGAGTGACGGGTCTCCCGATTGCCAGGCCCACGAGCGACGGTATCCGAGCGACGGCACACGAGAGTGACAGTATACGAACGGGACGACTTTGCATATGCGGCGGTTGGGTAGTGGACTTGGATATGGGCGACGTGACGCACGGCAGCACGGCGTCATTGGGTCGGTTCATCGGTTGGAAAGGGGGCGGGTGTACTGAGAGACGACAGGCAAGGAAATGAAGCAGCATACATGATACCATACATTCCGTCTCTGGACTTGGCGGTCCAGGGTTTTCATTTCTTGGGCTCGCCCTGAATTGGTCCTCTGTGCCCCAGTAGTAGTAGAAGACCGAACAGTGAGAATCAAGGCTCCAGCATGCGTAGTCAGAGCCTCGGGTCCAACTTTTTCCCTGCTTCTTCGAGTTCAAGCAACCCTCCTGCAACAAAAGCTCCACGTGACTCGAACATCAAGACTTTAGAAATGGTTATGGGTATCTCCGTTCGTACGAGTCGACTTGAAATTGCGAGTACCAAAAGTTTGTGAGGATGATGAAAAACTTCTTCGTACTTGAGAGGCAGGTTTTTTTTTAGGGGGGTATTTTTCAATTCCACTAGAGATAGATCTTGAAAAGAAGCGGCAGGAATCGGCCGGCCGTATTCTCAGGTTGGTCCGTGGTGGACTGCTCAAGAATCATGCGTGCCGGGAAGCAAGAGGACGAACTGAGTAACGTCCAAAGTACTCCTTTTCTTTCGACCGAACGACACGTATATGAGGTCTACTGCAGTGAAACGACACCAGGGATAGAGGTAGCTGTTTACCTATCTTCGTGAGGGCATCAAGCACCAGCCCCCGTCGAACAGGCCTTCAGCATGTGTTTTCCTTCTGACAAGACCCTCAACTTTGTTCTTGCGATAGCCCAATTTAGCCCATTGGATAAAGTTCGTAGAAAGCGTCCTCCCATTTCGCCATCAGAAGGCTaaaaaaaacccccaaaAAAACACTCGTCGTTCCCGGTGGCGCCCGCTCGCCCACAGGATTCTCTCCGAGCCTTACACCTCGAACCCGGCGTAGAGAACCTGCTCCATcatgcccgccgccgccccggcctcga is drawn from Colletotrichum destructivum chromosome 6, complete sequence and contains these coding sequences:
- a CDS encoding Putative proteinase inhibitor I78, with amino-acid sequence MPLVVPGINNNSSSDKTEEWTNKLVGKKLHDEESNETTFCKRDLPEQTRVIEPGMMVTKDFIPDRLNVHVKEDGTVSHVQHG
- a CDS encoding Putative PUA domain-containing protein — translated: MFKKDITSAPKQKLKSSVQRSLRNSLLASYPLLNPHIDEVMPKKASLEQMKLPDRCSLYVCEQQPLFFQQDSATLLPHLKLVHRFPQAFPTIRIDRGAIRFVLSGATLMAPGLTSAGGRLPEPRDGDEGVDDEGHWSRELEKGEPVVIMAEGKTEACAVGLLVAGTKEVKDKGKGPVVEEAHFLGDGLWRLGSD
- a CDS encoding Putative protein kinase, which produces MSLSKTEPFPVGAVLHGRSGRRYGIEEILSERRDPLLCVYRARYVRTSNPSTKLALTSELYLSSVGAEKFVLKNMIPGDFEYNQDLQNYVASCPNLRTAIDAVPDFELLVYPFLAGDLFAFSKALFVDWLGSTKRASSILFNFLLSRLQPRFCGCHPGPDVLADIKPNNILLDYDVAGDDITVRNVQVSDLEDAVVIPPGKNLKDCLRGNQLWRSPESWVRARQSTPSDIYSFGVVIIYVMLNEMVFRARDEELAAKDAWRHVLRRHISYFADDGGIKGLLSHIGEDNPFFDRLIDLAAEFGASRPRSPFALWQYVDEELRDLIGKMTNFDPARRITAHEALEHPWFSKGSSD